A region of Rhizorhabdus wittichii RW1 DNA encodes the following proteins:
- a CDS encoding GCN5-related N-acetyltransferase (PFAM: GCN5-related N-acetyltransferase) → MITLTPIAAVAASHVEHLLDLAFGTDRHQRTAYRLREGVEALPDLSLAALEDGELIGSIQCWPIQLTGDDGDSTPLILVGPVAVAPGRQRAGVGRMLMDAALAKADAADREPMMLIGDVSYYERFFGFSSRHTRGWAVPGPVERDRLLARLRPGQVVPGHGRLGPRVAALVPGDD, encoded by the coding sequence TTGATCACGCTCACCCCCATCGCCGCCGTCGCCGCTTCGCACGTCGAACATCTGCTCGATCTCGCCTTCGGCACCGACCGGCACCAGCGAACCGCCTACCGGCTGCGCGAAGGGGTGGAAGCGCTGCCGGACCTGAGCCTCGCGGCGCTGGAGGATGGCGAGCTGATCGGATCGATCCAGTGCTGGCCGATCCAGCTCACCGGGGACGATGGGGACAGCACGCCGCTGATCCTGGTCGGCCCGGTCGCGGTAGCCCCCGGCCGGCAGCGCGCCGGGGTCGGCCGCATGTTGATGGACGCGGCGCTCGCCAAGGCCGACGCGGCGGACCGCGAGCCGATGATGCTGATCGGCGACGTCAGCTATTATGAACGCTTCTTCGGCTTCTCGTCGCGGCATACGCGCGGCTGGGCGGTTCCGGGCCCGGTCGAGCGCGACCGGCTGCTGGCGCGATTGCGCCCCGGCCAGGTGGTTCCGGGCCACGGCCGGCTCGGCCCCCGCGTCGCGGCCCTTGTCCCCGGCGACGATTGA
- a CDS encoding Glutathione S-transferase, N-terminal domain (PFAM: Glutathione S-transferase, N-terminal domain; Glutathione S-transferase, C-terminal domain), translating into MKLYDAAWAPSPRRVRIFLAEKGIAVERVTVDLKTGEHLRPDFVRTNPQRQLPVLVLDDGTAIDDSLGICRYFEALHPDPPLFGATAKEIGLVESWLRRVEHDWFQAVALHFRNRVPAFADRAVSGEWPPIPQIPALVERGQCMWNAFADVLDRHLADRRHVAGDAFTMADIAAFVAADFGIATRLPDPREGREALARWHAAIAARPSASA; encoded by the coding sequence ATGAAGCTCTACGACGCCGCCTGGGCCCCCAGTCCCCGGCGGGTCCGCATCTTCCTCGCGGAGAAGGGCATCGCGGTCGAGCGGGTGACGGTCGACCTCAAGACGGGCGAGCATCTGCGCCCCGATTTCGTCCGCACCAATCCGCAGCGGCAATTGCCGGTGCTGGTGCTCGACGACGGCACGGCGATCGACGACTCGCTGGGGATATGCCGCTATTTCGAGGCGCTCCACCCCGATCCGCCGCTGTTCGGCGCGACCGCGAAGGAGATCGGCCTGGTCGAATCCTGGCTCCGCCGGGTCGAGCATGACTGGTTCCAGGCGGTGGCGCTGCATTTCCGCAACCGGGTGCCGGCCTTCGCCGATCGCGCCGTCAGCGGCGAATGGCCGCCGATTCCGCAGATTCCGGCGCTGGTCGAGCGGGGGCAGTGCATGTGGAACGCCTTTGCCGATGTCCTCGACCGGCATCTGGCGGACCGGCGCCATGTCGCGGGCGACGCCTTCACCATGGCCGACATCGCCGCCTTCGTCGCGGCCGACTTCGGCATCGCGACGCGCCTGCCCGACCCGCGCGAAGGCCGCGAGGCGCTGGCGCGCTGGCATGCGGCGATCGCCGCTCGCCCGTCCGCATCCGCCTGA
- a CDS encoding short-chain dehydrogenase/reductase SDR (PFAM: short-chain dehydrogenase/reductase SDR; KR), which yields MTPEFGPSRTAIVTGGAKRIGAEIAAALAADGWDVLIHYRRSQAEAQALAAGLPRARTVAADLADPDGPARVIAALDGMPPPALLVNSASSFVYDSLDDFTIDAWDMHMAANARGPALLARAFAAAVPDGAGGLIVNMLDAKLSQLNPDFFTYTISKIAFAGVNELLARCLAGRGIRVNAIAPSVTLVSGPQSRENFDKVHGLNPLERGVEVSEIVAALRFLIAVPTITGQTITLDGGQRFLGLPRDVQFLES from the coding sequence ATGACACCCGAATTCGGACCGAGCAGAACCGCCATCGTCACCGGCGGCGCCAAGCGCATCGGCGCGGAGATCGCGGCCGCTTTGGCCGCCGACGGCTGGGACGTGCTGATCCATTATCGCCGGTCGCAGGCGGAGGCGCAGGCGCTGGCGGCGGGGCTGCCCCGCGCGCGGACCGTCGCGGCCGACCTCGCCGATCCCGACGGCCCGGCTCGCGTGATCGCCGCGCTCGACGGCATGCCGCCGCCGGCGCTGCTGGTGAACAGCGCCTCGTCCTTCGTCTATGATTCGCTCGACGATTTCACGATCGACGCGTGGGACATGCACATGGCCGCCAACGCGCGCGGGCCGGCGCTGCTCGCCCGCGCCTTCGCCGCGGCGGTGCCGGACGGGGCGGGGGGGCTGATCGTCAACATGCTCGACGCCAAGCTGTCGCAGCTCAACCCCGACTTCTTCACCTACACCATCTCGAAGATCGCCTTCGCCGGGGTCAACGAGCTGCTCGCGCGCTGCCTCGCCGGCCGGGGCATCCGGGTCAACGCGATCGCGCCGTCGGTCACGCTGGTCTCGGGCCCGCAGAGCCGCGAGAATTTCGACAAGGTGCATGGCCTCAACCCGCTGGAGCGCGGCGTCGAGGTGAGCGAGATCGTCGCCGCGCTGCGCTTCCTGATCGCGGTGCCGACCATCACCGGGCAGACGATCACCCTCGACGGCGGGCAGCGCTTCCTCGGCCTGCCGCGCGACGTTCAGTTCTTGGAATCCTGA
- a CDS encoding dihydroneopterin aldolase (PFAM: dihydroneopterin aldolase): MDPARLDGLVPDHLGPRTRRIVLRDLAVPVDIGFHDFEVGNPQRVSVTVEVWLDEASFAAVDEVAAAWDYDFLRSEILLLVEGRRYNLQETLAREIYTLVAARAGVKGLRVATSKPDVYPDCAEVGVELSSF, encoded by the coding sequence ATGGACCCCGCCCGGCTCGACGGCCTCGTCCCCGATCATCTCGGCCCGCGCACCCGGCGGATCGTGCTGCGCGACCTCGCGGTGCCGGTCGACATCGGCTTCCACGATTTCGAGGTCGGCAATCCCCAGCGCGTGTCCGTGACGGTCGAGGTCTGGCTCGACGAGGCGAGCTTCGCCGCGGTCGACGAGGTCGCCGCCGCCTGGGACTATGATTTCCTGCGCAGCGAGATCCTGCTGCTGGTCGAGGGGCGGCGCTACAACCTGCAGGAGACCCTCGCGCGCGAGATCTATACGCTGGTCGCCGCGCGCGCCGGGGTGAAGGGCCTGCGCGTCGCGACCAGCAAGCCCGACGTCTATCCCGACTGCGCCGAGGTCGGGGTGGAGCTCAGCTCCTTCTGA